From the genome of Mycobacterium kansasii ATCC 12478:
AGCCGTCGGAGCGATCGGTCCGGAGGTCGGTGCGGCGGCAGCTTCCGCGGGCGGCGCCGCGGCCGACGCTGCGGGGACGCTGGGCCGCGGTGCACCGATAGCCGCGGGTATGGGCAATGCGCCGGCCGTCGGCAAGTTATCGGTACCGCCAGGCTGGTCGGCGACCGGCCCGGTACCAGTTCCGTCCGTAGGGTCGGTATCCGCGCCCTTGGTCAGCAATATCGCCTTGCCGGAGGCCGCTTCGGAAAGCAGCAACATGCTCGGCGGCATGCCGCTAGCCGGCCCCGGAGTCAACGCGGCGGGCAGCGCTCCCCGATACGGTTTTCGTCCCAAAGTGATGGTGCGACCACCGTTTGCGGGTTAGCGCGATGATGAAACCAACTCCTGTGCCGAAGACTTCACACATCACGGACCCGGTCGCCACCGCCAACGCCGCGACCGATGTCGCACAGCTGCACAGAGGTCTTGCCAACCGGCATGTTCAGTTGATCGCGATCGGCGGCGCCATCGGCACCGGTCTGTTCATGGGGTCCGGGCGAACAATCTCGTTGGCTGGTCCGGCGGTTGTGGTCGTCTACGGGATCATCGGATTCTTCGTTTTTTTCGTTCTGCGAGCGATGGGAGAATTGCTTCTTTCCAACTTGAACTACAAGTCGTTTGTCGATTGCGCGGCCGATCTGTTAGGGCCGGCGGCGGGATTCTTCATGGGTTGGTCGTATTGGTTCGCATGGATCGTCACAGGTATCGCCGACCTGGTTGCGATAACCGGATACTCGAAGTTCTGGTGGCCCGACATACCAGCCTGGCTACCGGTTGTCATCACGGTCTCACTGATCTTGGGCTGCAACTTGTTCAGCGTCAGTAATTTCGGGGAGATCGAGTTCTGGTTCGCGTTGATCAAGCTCGCAGCGATCGGCTGCCTGATCGTCGTCGCCGTGATCATGGGAGCCACACATTACGTTTCCCCGCACGGCGCCCCGGCCGGGATTGCCAACCTCTGGAATGACAACGGGTTCTTCGCTACCGGCTTCATGGGTCTGGTCAGTGGCTTCCAGATCGCGTTCTTTGCCTACATCGGTGTGGAACTCGTCGGCGCCGCCGCCGCAGAGACGGCCGACCCGACACGCACCCTGCCCCGCGCGATCGATGCCGTGCCGGTGCGCGTAGCGATCTTCTACATCGGCGCCCTGCTGGCAATCCTGGCGGTCGTTCCCTGGCGGCAGTTCAGCAGCGGCCAGTCACCCTTCGTGATGATGTTCTCCCTGGCCGGAGTTGCCGCAGCGGCATCTGTGGTCAACTTCGTCGTCGCAACCTCCGCCACCTCCGCAGCGAACTCCGGGGTGTTTTCCACCGGACGAATGCTGTTCGGACTGGCTGACGAAGGCAGCGCCCCAGCAATTTTCGGGAAACTGAATCGCGGCGGCGTACCGGCGCCGGCGCTCCTATTGACCGCGGTGCTACTGCTCAGCGCCATCCCGCTGCTTTATGCGGGTGGTTCGGTGATCGGCGCCTTTACCCTCATCACGACCATGTCGTCGTTGCTGTTCATGTTCGTCTGGGCAATGATCATCCTCAGCTACCTTGCCTATCGCCGCCGGCACCCACAGCGTCATGCGACCTCGAACTACCAGATGCCCGGTGGCGTCATGATGTGTTGGGCCGTACTCGCCTTCTTCGCGTTCGTGATCTGGACGCTCACCACAAATACCGAAACATTGGTCGCATTGGCGTGGTTTCCGTTGTGGCTCATACTCCTAGCGGTCGGTTGGCTGGTCGTCCGGCGCCGGCCGGGCCGCGCCGAACGATACCGCCGATTTCAAGCCAAGCTAGGGCCAATTCGATGCTGAGCTTCGCGGCGGGACTCACGCGCTTTGCGTTCGCCCGACCGGCCCAGGCGAGGACACCGTCGAAATTCGCCGCGCCACATCGCTTTCGGTGGACGGGCCCGGTTCCCAGGGCGCGATCCACGGTCCGGTGCCCTCCGACTGATCGATGATCCCCTCCTCCAGCCAGGTGTAGCGGCCGTCCAGCACATCGTTGGTCAGGCGAACGTCGCTGCTGTCGGTGTTGGCCCACAACGCGTGGAACAGCGCCTCGACGCGAAGGGTCGCTTGCTCACAGAAGATTTCGGTCAGCTCATAGGCCTCATGACCGACAACCGGATCAGCAACCCGCTGCCCCTCGGCCCGAACGCATGCCGCGGACATGGCGAACAGCTCCGCACCGATATCGACGATGCGCCCGAGGAACCCTTGCTTCTGCTCCAGCCTGGCCTGCCAGCGCGCCATGCCGTAGAACGTGTTGCGGGCCAGCTTGCGCGTGGAGCGTTCGACGAATCGCAGATGCGACGCCAACGGGCCGAATTCCTGATATGCCGTGGGTCGTTGCCCTTCGCCGAATACGAGCTGCGGCAACCACTTTGCGTAGAATCCGCTGGCGCCGACCGCAGCTGCGGCCTTCTGGCGCAGATCGGTCTCGGGTTTGGCGAGATCACCGGCAGCTGTCAGGTGCGCATCCACCGCCTCCCGGGCGATGAGCAGCCGCATGATCTCGCTGGATCCCTCGAAGATGCGATTGATCCGCATGTCCCGCAGCGACTGCTCCACCGGTGCCGCGCGCTCACCTCGCGCGGCCAGCGACTCGGCGGTCTCGTACCCTCGCCCGCCCCGGATCTGCAACAGCTCGTCGGCAATCCGACAGGTCATCTCACTGGACCAGAGCTTGGCCAGCGCCGCCTCGATCCGGATGTCGTTGCGACCTTCGTCGGCCATCTGACCAGAAAGCTCGACCACCGCGTCCAGCGCGTAAGTGGTGGCGGCGATGAACGCGATCTTGCCGGCCACCGCTTCGTGTTTGCCTACCGGTTTGCCCCACTGCACCCGCTCACGAGACCATTCACGCGCTATCTTCAGCGACCATTTGCACGATCCGGTAACCATCGCCGGTATCGCCAGCCGTCCGGCGTTCAGTGTGGTCAGCGCGATCTTCAGACCATCTCCCTCTCGACCGATCAGGTTTTCGGCCGGAACCCGCACGCGGTGCAGCCTGGTGACGCCGTTCTCGATACCGCGCAGTCCCATGAATTTGTTGCGCCGCTCCACGGTGATCCCGGGTGAGTCAGCCTCGACGACGAACGCGCTGATGCCGCCCCGATGCCCCTCGCTCTTCGGGACCCGCGCCATGACGACCAGCAGTTCGGCGACCACGCCGTTGGTGGTCCACAGTTTGAGGCCCTCGAGTTCGTACGCCTTGCCGTCTTCGACCGGCGTGGCCGTCGCGGCCAGGCGCGCCGGGTCCGAGCCCACGTCGGGCTCGGTGAGCAGGAATGCGGACAGGGCGCCAGCAGCACACCGCGGCAAGAACTTCCGCTTCTGCTCCGGGCTTCCGGCCAGCTTCAACGGCTCGGGCACCCCGATCGACTGGTGGGCCGACAGCAGTGCGCCCAGGCTCGGATGAACCGTCGAGGCCATCATCAACGCGCGGTTATAGGCGACCTGCGACATGTTCAATCCGCCATATTCGGTCGGGATTTTCATGCCGAAGCAGCCCAGTTCGGCCAAGCCGTTCACGTATTCGTCGGGAATCTGGGCATCACGCTCGATCATGCTGCCGTCGACGGTGGTGAGGAATTCCCGCAACTTGCCCAGGAACGCCTCGATGCGAGCCTCCTCGGCTTCCGACGGTTTCGGAAACGGGTGGATGAGTTCGAGCGGGAAGCGGCCGAGAAAAATCTCTTTGGCGAAAGATGGTTTATCCCAACCACTTTCGCGCGATTCTTCGGCAAGCGCTCTCGCCTGCTGTTCGGTGACTTGCACTTGCTGCGCCATCGCGGCCTCCTCGCCGATGAACCGACATGGGGGTTGATTACCCGGTTCCTGCCCGATAGTACGACGAGAGGCGGCCCGAATGACCCTTACCGGCCGGGGCAAAAACTGTGCGATCGCCCAGCGCAGCCCCGCGCCTCCGAGTCCAAGGGGACGGGCGTAGAAACACCGCGCCGCCCGGCCCGGCGCGCTGTTACAGACGAAAAGCATTGCCGGATAAGCCTGGCCGGCGAACCCACCGAGTCGGTGTCGCTGCAAGGCCGGTTACGGCGGCACGGTGCCGTGGTGCGCCACCGATCCGACAGGAACGGCCGCGCCGGCAACGTCCGCAGCCGGCGCGGCTAGGCGTCTAGCTCCCGGGCCACGGCCTTGACGACCTCGGAGACCCGCCGAGCCGTCTTGCGGTCGGGGTAGCGGCCCTTGCGCAGTTCGGGCTGCACCGTGCTCTCCAGCAAGGTGATCATGTCCTCGACCATGCCGTGCAGTTCGTCGGGACTGTGCTTGTGCTCGACCGCCTCCCGGCGGGTGCGAGAAAGACTCGGTGGCGGGTCGATCAGCTTGAGGCTAAGCGCCTGCGGCCCGCGCCGCCCGGATGCGATCCCGAACTCCACGCGCTGCCCCGCTTTGAGTCCTTCGACACCCGCCGGCAACGCCGAGGAACGGACGTAGACGTCCTCGCCGTCCTCTTGCGACAGGAAGCCGAACCCCTTTTCGGAGTCGTACCACTTCACCTTGCCGGTCGGCACTGCTCTCACCTGCTTGTCTTAACGGATCGCTGGGAATTCCACACCAAGACGCGCCCCGCCTGCGCAGGACGCGATGACGATCTCAGATCCTACTCGGACCATCGCCCGCCGAGCATCCGTGTTTACCGCGTACTGAGTAGGCTGGGATTACCGCTGGAGGAGATATGCGCCTGATCCTGAACGTTATCTGGCTGGTCTTCGGTGGCCTATGGCTGGCCATCGGATACCTGGTCGCGGCGTTGGTCTGTTTCCTGTTGATCGTCACCATCCCGTTCGGGTTCGCGGCCCTGCGCATCGCGTCGTACGCATTCTGGCCGTTCGGCAGGACGATCGTCGACAAGCCGAGCGCCGGGACCGGTGCCCTGCTCGGCAACGTCATCTGGGTGCTGCTGTTCGGCATCTGGCTGGCAATCGGGCACTTGGTCAGCGCGGTGGCGATGGCCGCCACGATCATCGGCATTCCGCTGGCCCTGGCCAATCTCAAACTGATCCCGGTGTCGTTGGTGCCGTTGGGCAAGGAGATCGTTCCCGTCGGCGCGCCGGCTCGAATCGAACGCGTGACCGCATGACGGTGACGGCGCTGGGCGTTCCGACGGTGCGTGGGCGGTTGCCAGAGCCAGCGGCCCCGCCGGACGCCGCTCCTGTGGAAGGCCCTTTGCTGGACAGCTTCGGCCGGGTCGCAACCGATCTAAGGGTTTCGCTGACCGACCGCTGCAATCTGCGGTGCAACTACTGCATGCCGGCCGAGGGCCTGGACTGGTTGCCCGGACAGCAATTGCTGCGCCCCGAGGAGCTGGTCAGGCTGATCCACATCGCCGTCCACCGGCTCGGTGTTACCAGCGTGCGGTTTACCGGCGGCGAGCCGCTGTTAGCACGTCACCTGGAAGAGGTCGTCGGCGCAACGGCCGGCCTGCGGCCTCGTCCGGAGATCTCGTTGACCACCAACGGCGTCGGACTGGCGCGGCGGGCAGCCGCACTGGCCGACGCGGGCCTGGACCGGGTGAACGTGTCTCTGGACAGCGTGGACCGCGCCCATTTCGCGGCCATCACCCGTCGGGACCGGCTCACCGACGTGCTGGACGGCCTGGCCGCCGCCAAGGATGCCGGCCTGACGCCGGTCAAGGTGAACGCCGTGCTCGACCCCGCCACCGGCCGTACGGACGTCGTCGCGCTCCTGCGCTTCTGCCTGGAACACGGCTACCAACTGCGAGTCATCGAGCAGATGCCGCTCGATGCCGGCCACCAATGGCGCCGCGGCGCCGCGCTGAGCGCCGACGACGTGCTGGCGGCGCTGGGGCCACACTTCCGCTTGCGGCCCGATCCGACGCCGCGAGGTTCGGCCCCCGCCGAGCTCTGGCTGGTCGACTCGGGCCCGGACACGCCGACCGGGAAGTTCGGGGTCATCGCCTCGGTCTCGCACGCCTTCTGCTCGACTTGCGACCGCACCCGGCTTACCGCCGACGGCCAAATCCGCAGCTGCCTGTTCTCCAGCGAGGAGACCGACTTGCGAGGCCTGCTGCGCAGCGGCGCTGACGACGACACGATCGAGCGGGCATGGCGCGCCGCGATGTGGCGCAAGCCGGCCGGCCACGGCATCAACGATCCGGATTTCGTGCAGCCCGACCGTCCGATGAGCGCCATCGGTGGCTGACTCGGCGACTAACTCGGCGGCTAATTCGATGGCTAACTCGACGGCTAACTCGACGGCTAACTCGACGGCAGATGTCACCGGAATTCACGTGACCGTCCGCTACTTCGCGGCGGCGCGGGCGGCCGCCGGTATCGAGTCGGAAACAGTCACGTTGCGACCCGGGGCCACGGTGGCCGAATTGGTCGACGACCTGGCCGCACGCAACGCTCGGCTGGCAACGGTGTTGGACCGATGCTCCTATCTGCGCGACGGTATTGCCGTCCGAGACGACGCCACACCGTTATCCGCCGGCGACACACTTGATGTACTCCCCCCGTTTGCGGGCGGCTGATCGCTGTGAGATTTGTCACGTAACGGAACGATAACAAGCCGGACACGGTGCGGTGTCGAGCGTTATGACCTGCGCAAATAAGTGCGCTTCCTGGGGTTTTGGCCGGCGTTTGTGAGCAAAACGCCGGTCCATCTCACACGTGACGGGATTGGCTGAAACCGCTACCGTCTCCGAAGGCTCGTCAACGAACCACTGACTTGCCCACCCTGCCTACCACGCGCCGAGCTCCATCCAGTAGGTGAGGGGTTCCGACCGCGGATGGAGGCGGGGGACCCACCGGGTCCGCCGAGATCGGACCGGGGCCGTTCACGGCCCTTGGGGTGAAGCCGACGTCGTCTCACCGGAGTACGACGCTGGCCGGGTGGCCTCTCTGGTTTTGAACCAACCCGAACCCGACAGCTGACCTCGTAGGCGTGCACAGAGAGGAATAACCGAGCGTATGAGTGGACGTCACCGTAAGCCCACCACATCAAGCGTCAGCGTCGCCAAAGTCGCCTTTACCGGCGCGGTGCTCGGCGGCGGCGGCATCGCCATGGCCGGTCATGCGGCCGCGGCCACCGATTGGGAATGGGATCAGGTAGCCCGTTGCGAGTCCGGCGGTAACTGGGCGATCAACACCGGCAACGGCTACTACGGCGGCGTGCAGTTCACTCCAGGCACCTGGGCCTCCCACGGCGGCGGCGAGTTCGCCCCGTCGGCCCAACTGGCCACCCGAGAACAGCAGATCGCGGTCGCCGAGCGGGTGCTGGCCACCCAGGGCCGCGGCGCCTGGCCGGTGTGCGGTCACGGGCTGTCGTCTGCCACTCTCCGCGACGTTCCTGCTCCGGCGGCGATGGACGCGCCCGTCGATGCGCCGGATGTCAATGGCGAACCGGCCCCGCTGGCCGACGCCCCACCCCCCGCGGACGTCGCACAGCCGGCCGACCCGGCCCCGCAGGTGCAATTCGCCGGTAATGAACTGCCGGCTCCGCAGGCTCCTGCCGAGCTGACGGCTCCGGCCGACCTGCCCCCGGCACCCGCCGACCTGCCCCCGGCACCCGCCGACCTGCCCCCGGCACCCGCCGACCTGGCGCCGGCACCCGCCGACCTGGCGCCGGCACCCGCCGACCTGGCGCCGGCACCCGCCGACCTGGCGCCGGCACCTGCTGACTTGGCACCCGCACCTGCCGACCTGGCACCCGCACCTGCCGACTTGGCACCCGCACCTGCCGACCTGGCACCCGCACCTGCCGACCTGGCACCCGCACCTGCCGACCTGGCGCCGGCACCTGCCGACCTGGCACCCGCACCTGCCGACCTGGCACCCGCACCTGCCGACCTGCCGCCCGCCCCGGCCGACCTGGCTCCCGCTCCGGAGGCCATTCCGGCGGCGCCGGAGGCCCCGGCAGTCCTGGAGGCAGGATTGCCGCTGACCGACCCGGCCGACGCGCCAGCGCCTGCCGATGCAGCCAACGCACCGGTGGAAATCCACCAGGTCTCGAATGTCGCCTACACCAAGAAGCTCTGGCAGGCGATCGTGGGCCAAAACGTCAGCGGCAACGACGCGCTGGACGCGCTCGCGCAGCCGACCGTCATCGGCTGATCAACGGTTCAGGCCGAACCCACCCATTCTTCGGAACCATCGCCGAAGAACTGATGCTTCCATACCGGTAGCCGCTCCTTGATGGAGTCCACCAGCTGCGCGCAGGTGGCGAACGCGGCCTGCCGATGATCGGCGGCGACGGCGGCCACCAAGGCCGCCTCCCCGACCGCGAGGGCACCGATGCGGTGGCTGGCCGCCACCGCACGCACCCCGGTGGCGTTCTCCGCGATCTCGGCTACCACGTCGGCAAGAACCTGCGCAGCCGACGGATGTGCCGAGTACTCCAACCGCACCACATCCCGTCCGCCATCGTGGTTGCGGACCACTCCGACGAACCCGACGACAGCGCCGGCCGCGTGATGCCTCACCAGACCCTCATGCTCGGCCAGATCGATCGGTTGGTCGGTCAGCGAAGCGCGCAGGACCTGCGTCATCGCCGGTGATCTTGGCCGGCGAGTTGGTCGAGTGCGTGATCCACCACGCCGGCGAGCACCCCGAGCCCGTCGCGAACCCCGCCGGGTGAACCCGGCAAATTGACAATCAACGATTGGCCGGCGACGCCGCACACCCCGCGCGACAACACCGACGTCGGAATCTTCGGCAGCCCCGAGCGACGGATCGCGTCGGCCAACCCGGGGATGACGAAATCCAGCACCGCCACGGTCTGTTCCGGGGTGGTGTCGGTCGGCGAGATACCGGTGCCGCCGGACGT
Proteins encoded in this window:
- a CDS encoding amino acid permease — its product is MTDPVATANAATDVAQLHRGLANRHVQLIAIGGAIGTGLFMGSGRTISLAGPAVVVVYGIIGFFVFFVLRAMGELLLSNLNYKSFVDCAADLLGPAAGFFMGWSYWFAWIVTGIADLVAITGYSKFWWPDIPAWLPVVITVSLILGCNLFSVSNFGEIEFWFALIKLAAIGCLIVVAVIMGATHYVSPHGAPAGIANLWNDNGFFATGFMGLVSGFQIAFFAYIGVELVGAAAAETADPTRTLPRAIDAVPVRVAIFYIGALLAILAVVPWRQFSSGQSPFVMMFSLAGVAAAASVVNFVVATSATSAANSGVFSTGRMLFGLADEGSAPAIFGKLNRGGVPAPALLLTAVLLLSAIPLLYAGGSVIGAFTLITTMSSLLFMFVWAMIILSYLAYRRRHPQRHATSNYQMPGGVMMCWAVLAFFAFVIWTLTTNTETLVALAWFPLWLILLAVGWLVVRRRPGRAERYRRFQAKLGPIRC
- a CDS encoding acyl-CoA dehydrogenase family protein, with amino-acid sequence MAQQVQVTEQQARALAEESRESGWDKPSFAKEIFLGRFPLELIHPFPKPSEAEEARIEAFLGKLREFLTTVDGSMIERDAQIPDEYVNGLAELGCFGMKIPTEYGGLNMSQVAYNRALMMASTVHPSLGALLSAHQSIGVPEPLKLAGSPEQKRKFLPRCAAGALSAFLLTEPDVGSDPARLAATATPVEDGKAYELEGLKLWTTNGVVAELLVVMARVPKSEGHRGGISAFVVEADSPGITVERRNKFMGLRGIENGVTRLHRVRVPAENLIGREGDGLKIALTTLNAGRLAIPAMVTGSCKWSLKIAREWSRERVQWGKPVGKHEAVAGKIAFIAATTYALDAVVELSGQMADEGRNDIRIEAALAKLWSSEMTCRIADELLQIRGGRGYETAESLAARGERAAPVEQSLRDMRINRIFEGSSEIMRLLIAREAVDAHLTAAGDLAKPETDLRQKAAAAVGASGFYAKWLPQLVFGEGQRPTAYQEFGPLASHLRFVERSTRKLARNTFYGMARWQARLEQKQGFLGRIVDIGAELFAMSAACVRAEGQRVADPVVGHEAYELTEIFCEQATLRVEALFHALWANTDSSDVRLTNDVLDGRYTWLEEGIIDQSEGTGPWIAPWEPGPSTESDVARRISTVSSPGPVGRTQSA
- a CDS encoding cold-shock protein, yielding MPTGKVKWYDSEKGFGFLSQEDGEDVYVRSSALPAGVEGLKAGQRVEFGIASGRRGPQALSLKLIDPPPSLSRTRREAVEHKHSPDELHGMVEDMITLLESTVQPELRKGRYPDRKTARRVSEVVKAVARELDA
- a CDS encoding YccF domain-containing protein, which translates into the protein MRLILNVIWLVFGGLWLAIGYLVAALVCFLLIVTIPFGFAALRIASYAFWPFGRTIVDKPSAGTGALLGNVIWVLLFGIWLAIGHLVSAVAMAATIIGIPLALANLKLIPVSLVPLGKEIVPVGAPARIERVTA
- the moaA gene encoding GTP 3',8-cyclase MoaA; amino-acid sequence: MTVTALGVPTVRGRLPEPAAPPDAAPVEGPLLDSFGRVATDLRVSLTDRCNLRCNYCMPAEGLDWLPGQQLLRPEELVRLIHIAVHRLGVTSVRFTGGEPLLARHLEEVVGATAGLRPRPEISLTTNGVGLARRAAALADAGLDRVNVSLDSVDRAHFAAITRRDRLTDVLDGLAAAKDAGLTPVKVNAVLDPATGRTDVVALLRFCLEHGYQLRVIEQMPLDAGHQWRRGAALSADDVLAALGPHFRLRPDPTPRGSAPAELWLVDSGPDTPTGKFGVIASVSHAFCSTCDRTRLTADGQIRSCLFSSEETDLRGLLRSGADDDTIERAWRAAMWRKPAGHGINDPDFVQPDRPMSAIGG
- a CDS encoding MoaD/ThiS family protein — its product is MANSTANSTANSTADVTGIHVTVRYFAAARAAAGIESETVTLRPGATVAELVDDLAARNARLATVLDRCSYLRDGIAVRDDATPLSAGDTLDVLPPFAGG
- a CDS encoding transglycosylase family protein translates to MSGRHRKPTTSSVSVAKVAFTGAVLGGGGIAMAGHAAAATDWEWDQVARCESGGNWAINTGNGYYGGVQFTPGTWASHGGGEFAPSAQLATREQQIAVAERVLATQGRGAWPVCGHGLSSATLRDVPAPAAMDAPVDAPDVNGEPAPLADAPPPADVAQPADPAPQVQFAGNELPAPQAPAELTAPADLPPAPADLPPAPADLPPAPADLAPAPADLAPAPADLAPAPADLAPAPADLAPAPADLAPAPADLAPAPADLAPAPADLAPAPADLAPAPADLAPAPADLAPAPADLPPAPADLAPAPEAIPAAPEAPAVLEAGLPLTDPADAPAPADAANAPVEIHQVSNVAYTKKLWQAIVGQNVSGNDALDALAQPTVIG
- a CDS encoding molybdenum cofactor biosynthesis protein MoaE codes for the protein MTQVLRASLTDQPIDLAEHEGLVRHHAAGAVVGFVGVVRNHDGGRDVVRLEYSAHPSAAQVLADVVAEIAENATGVRAVAASHRIGALAVGEAALVAAVAADHRQAAFATCAQLVDSIKERLPVWKHQFFGDGSEEWVGSA
- a CDS encoding MogA/MoaB family molybdenum cofactor biosynthesis protein, whose amino-acid sequence is MTGARSARVIIASTRASSGVYTDECGPIITEWLAQRRFSPVESEVVADGNPVGEALHNAVEARVDLIITSGGTGISPTDTTPEQTVAVLDFVIPGLADAIRRSGLPKIPTSVLSRGVCGVAGQSLIVNLPGSPGGVRDGLGVLAGVVDHALDQLAGQDHRR